The Metabacillus schmidteae nucleotide sequence GAATGTTGATTCGCTCCGATTACTTCTAAACATACCGGTCCGCTGTAATGTCCATCAACCATTGCTTTACAATAGGCAAAAAGGTCAATATCACCCCGTCCACATGCTTGGTTTTCGATAGTCCCTGGACCTTTAGAACGGCCTTTACAATCTCGAATATGAATATGTTTCACTCTTTCTATAACTCTAGTTAGCTCTTCTTCAGGATTTTCATTTCCGCGATAGATGTGACTTGGATCCATATCAATTCCAAATGATGGGGATGAAATTTCATTCATAGCTCGAAGTGTTGTTGGTGTATTGTAGATTGCATTACCTACATGTGCTTTTACACAAAGGGTGACACCATAGGTTTCTGCTTTTTTTGATAATCGGTAAAGAGTTTCAATTGACTGCTGAAGATCACCCTCAACTCCTGATTTACCTCCAGGTCCCACATTAATGATCGGAATGCCAATTTCAGCTCCTGCCTCAAAAGCTTTGGTCAGCCGATCTTCATCTAATGAAGCAACCTCCATTGACAGAAATTCTAGGTTATTTTCCTGAATTACCGACTTTAATTCTTCTGCCTGCTCTTTCCAACGATCTAAATCTAAATGCTCACACATTCCTTTTATAGCAGAAATTTCTACTCCATCATATCCACACAAAGC carries:
- a CDS encoding sugar phosphate isomerase/epimerase family protein; amino-acid sequence: MIKLGVNSVLFKDFDFATAAKQIALCGYDGVEISAIKGMCEHLDLDRWKEQAEELKSVIQENNLEFLSMEVASLDEDRLTKAFEAGAEIGIPIINVGPGGKSGVEGDLQQSIETLYRLSKKAETYGVTLCVKAHVGNAIYNTPTTLRAMNEISSPSFGIDMDPSHIYRGNENPEEELTRVIERVKHIHIRDCKGRSKGPGTIENQACGRGDIDLFAYCKAMVDGHYSGPVCLEVIGANQHSLEDVSIVAAESYGYLNACLKALGARETNFVQKG